A region from the Triticum aestivum cultivar Chinese Spring chromosome 3D, IWGSC CS RefSeq v2.1, whole genome shotgun sequence genome encodes:
- the LOC123075116 gene encoding uncharacterized protein produces MSAATTYLAWQQMGRAREARVVVGVPHTEPLQMRREGETWVAIGVPLLEPCPRSKPSPCHKPLMRCFMIVVGIIYTVMLFMVDGPLYARILATCVIWIVPISMLMLTFESDDLLNDTT; encoded by the exons ATGAGCGCCGCCACCACCTACCTTGCGTGGCAGCAGATGGGACGAGCGCGTGAAGCCAGGGTGGTGGTTGGTGTCCCACACACCGAACCGTTGCAGATGCGAAGGGAGGGTGAAACCTGGGTGGCCATCGGTGTCCCGCTCCTCGAGCCCTGTCCCCGGTCCAAGCCTAGCCCCTGCCACAAGCCGTTGATGAGG TGTTTCATGATCGTGGTGGGAATCATATATACGGTTATGCTCTTCATGGTGGATGGGCCACTCTATGCGAGGATACTTGCTACGTGCGTGATTTGGATTGTGCCGATTAGTATGCTCATGCTCACATTTGAATCCGACGATCTTCTCAATGATACAACTTAG